One Nocardioides aromaticivorans genomic window carries:
- a CDS encoding response regulator transcription factor, with amino-acid sequence MDLTVGICEDDPALRRALRGALTYAGHDAVVAHNGTEALSLFATADLDVIIMDVGLPDADGRDVCQALKARGQAAPVLFLTALGAVHDRLAGFSAGGDDYVAKPFDVKELLARVAVLGRRGRQLALQRDDSGLVLDPATHALRTDSGEVLLSPTEFRMLAAVAARPGDVVRRAAVIAAAWPDGAIVSDNTVDSLMRRVRAKLVEADAPALVETVRGVGYRLGARTDDQP; translated from the coding sequence ATGGACCTCACTGTGGGCATCTGCGAGGACGACCCGGCGCTGCGCCGGGCGCTGCGCGGCGCCCTCACCTACGCCGGGCACGACGCGGTGGTCGCCCACAACGGGACCGAGGCACTGAGCCTGTTCGCCACCGCCGATCTCGACGTGATCATCATGGACGTCGGGCTCCCGGACGCCGACGGGCGCGACGTCTGCCAGGCCCTCAAGGCCCGCGGCCAGGCTGCCCCCGTGCTCTTCCTGACGGCACTCGGCGCCGTGCACGACCGGCTGGCCGGGTTCAGCGCCGGCGGCGACGACTACGTGGCCAAGCCGTTCGACGTGAAGGAGCTGCTGGCGCGGGTCGCGGTCCTCGGGCGCCGCGGGCGTCAGCTCGCCCTCCAGCGCGACGACAGTGGGTTGGTGCTCGATCCCGCCACCCACGCGCTGCGGACCGACAGCGGCGAGGTGCTGCTGTCGCCGACGGAGTTCCGCATGCTGGCCGCGGTCGCGGCGCGGCCCGGTGACGTGGTCCGTCGCGCCGCGGTCATCGCCGCGGCCTGGCCCGACGGCGCCATCGTCAGCGACAACACCGTGGACTCGTTGATGCGCCGGGTGCGCGCCAAGCTCGTCGAGGCGGACGCACCTGCGCTGGTGGAGACGGTGCGCGGCGTGGGCTACCGGCTGGGTGCCCGCACGGACGACCAGCCGTGA
- a CDS encoding family 43 glycosylhydrolase translates to MPHLPTALRRLPALLVLALVGGLLLLVPTARPALAADVTDGLVLRYDLDQASGTTVTDSSGNGRDGTLVGGSWGNGVLTLDGVDDHVKLPNNVTAGLDAITVHLDVFVEQSQATPFFLWGLGNPATSSSGNGYLFASGNAFRAGITTGNWSGEKVTSRSSGGNLARGVWKSVTYTQTGTTGTLFEDGAQVGQNTAVTVLPSAIGGGTTTNNVLGESTYAADNSLKGKVRNFRIYNRALSASEVAQISLTDANRLAADEDALTLGDLSSVTSDLTLPTTGSFGSAISWASSDPAVISTSGAVTRPGAGDGPAEVTLTATLTRGTGTATRTFVATVPADDSDQAKADAAAAAIELVHPDDVRGSLTLPETGAGGATISWASAEPAVVAADGVVHRPAHGAGDTTVTLTATVTVGSATATRDIELTVRASPASAAYTGYAFSYFTGNSIAGEKIYFAASRGNDALTWDELNDGQPVLESTMGEMGLRDPFLIRSPEGDRFYLIATDLSIGRNGDWDRSQRTGSRYLEVWESTDLKNWSEQRHVLVSPETAGNTWAPEAYWDEDLQQFVVFWASKLYAEDDPNHTGSTYNRMLYATTRDFVTFSKAKIWQDIGSSRIDSTVIKDNGTYYRFTKDEGAGTTGCSDIIQEKNDSLTEPDLVGSKAWAFQEGCIGKNAGTSAVEGPSIFKANTGDDSGSNYYLFVDEYGGRGYIPLGTDDLENPDWQVASSYDLPASPRHGTVIPVTQAELDSLREGIVVPEPPTPVEADENGLVAHYALDETSGSVAADSSGHGYDGTVSGDTTWTDGALSLGGTNGHVKLPDDMMAGLDAITVSTEVWVDPTQATPYFIWGLGNTDSGGAGNGYLFTTGNSAYRTSIASGNWNTEQTATSGAALGRGAWRTLTYTLQDGTATLYLDGVKVGEKTGVTIKPGDIGDGRTSANYIGRSVYTADKYLKGRVRDFRLYNRALTGAEVRDLAADPTAILGVDLGTLKVPAVIDSASSTVTLPVEPGTDRTALDPSYDVKAGSTLDVDGPADYSSPRTVTVTAPGGATRAWTVRAVEMRSPVLPGLYADPNIAVFDGTYYIYATTDGTPGWGGKDFYVWKSTNLVDWERSEQPFLTLDGANGNVPWASGNAWAPTIIERGGKYYFYFSGHNPTYNRKTIGVAVADSPEGPFTAQPEAMILNNEAVTSGQAIDPAAFRDPATGKYYLFWGNGSPVYAELSDDMLSIKAETLGRITGLTSFREGSFVNYRQGTYHLTYSIDDTGSPDYRVGYATATSIDGPWTYRGVILQKDPSQGILGTGHSSIVNVPGTDDWYIAYHRFGMPGGDGTHRETTIDRLTFGEDGLMQVVTPTLTSVDPLAEPEPEAPVNTALPTITGTAQVGRKLVAKPGTWDRTGLSFTYRWRRDGTTIAGATASSYVARGADVGHRLSVEVTATPATGPAGSATSAATKPVAKAGSTVRLRLSDSTPKARQKLTLRITVTSVPAGTTTTGRVTVLVDGRRMSVPTLRSGTAVVTLRLPRGTHAIRASYGGSASVAAATATMRVGVHR, encoded by the coding sequence ATGCCCCACCTGCCGACGGCCCTGCGCCGTCTCCCCGCCCTGCTGGTCCTGGCCCTGGTCGGCGGCCTGCTCCTGCTCGTGCCGACGGCCCGCCCGGCGCTCGCCGCCGATGTCACCGACGGGCTCGTGCTGCGCTACGACCTCGACCAGGCGTCCGGCACGACCGTCACCGACAGCTCCGGCAACGGCCGCGACGGCACCCTCGTCGGCGGCAGCTGGGGCAACGGGGTGCTCACCCTCGACGGGGTCGACGACCACGTGAAGCTCCCCAACAACGTCACCGCCGGGCTCGACGCGATCACCGTGCACCTCGACGTGTTCGTGGAGCAGAGCCAGGCCACCCCGTTCTTCCTCTGGGGCCTGGGCAACCCCGCCACCTCCTCGTCCGGCAACGGCTACCTCTTCGCGAGCGGCAACGCCTTCCGCGCGGGCATCACCACCGGCAACTGGTCGGGCGAGAAGGTCACCTCCCGCAGCAGTGGCGGCAACCTGGCGCGCGGCGTCTGGAAGTCCGTGACCTACACGCAGACCGGCACCACCGGCACCCTGTTCGAGGACGGCGCGCAGGTCGGCCAGAACACCGCGGTCACCGTGCTCCCGAGCGCCATCGGCGGCGGCACGACCACCAACAACGTCCTCGGCGAGTCCACCTACGCCGCCGACAACAGCCTCAAGGGCAAGGTCCGCAACTTCCGGATCTACAATCGGGCGCTCAGCGCGAGCGAGGTCGCCCAGATCTCGCTGACCGACGCGAACCGCCTCGCCGCCGACGAGGACGCCCTCACCCTCGGCGACCTCTCGTCCGTGACGAGCGACCTGACGCTGCCGACGACCGGCTCCTTCGGCTCCGCCATCAGCTGGGCGTCCTCGGACCCCGCCGTCATCTCGACCTCCGGCGCGGTGACCCGCCCCGGCGCCGGCGACGGCCCCGCCGAGGTCACCCTCACCGCCACCCTGACCCGCGGCACCGGCACCGCCACCCGCACCTTCGTCGCCACCGTCCCGGCCGACGACAGCGACCAGGCCAAGGCCGACGCCGCCGCAGCCGCGATCGAGCTGGTCCACCCCGACGACGTGCGCGGCAGCCTCACCCTCCCGGAGACCGGCGCCGGCGGCGCGACCATCAGCTGGGCCAGCGCCGAGCCGGCCGTCGTGGCTGCCGACGGCGTCGTGCACCGGCCCGCCCACGGTGCCGGCGACACCACCGTGACCCTCACCGCCACCGTGACCGTGGGATCCGCCACGGCGACGCGCGACATCGAGCTGACGGTGCGGGCGTCGCCCGCGTCGGCGGCGTACACGGGCTATGCGTTCAGCTACTTCACCGGCAACTCGATCGCCGGGGAGAAGATCTACTTCGCCGCGAGCCGCGGCAACGACGCGCTGACGTGGGACGAGCTCAACGACGGCCAGCCGGTGCTCGAGTCGACGATGGGCGAGATGGGCCTGCGCGACCCCTTCCTCATCCGCTCCCCCGAGGGCGACCGGTTCTACCTGATCGCCACCGACCTCTCGATCGGTCGCAACGGCGACTGGGACCGCTCGCAGCGAACGGGCTCGCGCTACCTGGAGGTCTGGGAGTCGACCGACCTGAAGAACTGGTCGGAGCAGCGGCACGTGCTCGTCTCCCCCGAGACCGCCGGCAACACCTGGGCGCCGGAGGCCTACTGGGACGAGGACCTGCAGCAGTTCGTGGTGTTCTGGGCCTCCAAGCTGTACGCCGAGGACGACCCCAACCACACCGGCAGCACCTACAACCGGATGCTCTACGCCACCACCCGCGACTTCGTGACCTTCAGCAAGGCGAAGATCTGGCAGGACATCGGGTCGTCGCGGATCGACTCCACGGTGATCAAGGACAACGGCACCTACTACCGCTTCACCAAGGACGAGGGCGCCGGGACCACGGGCTGCTCGGACATCATCCAGGAGAAGAACGACTCCCTGACCGAGCCCGACCTGGTCGGCAGCAAGGCCTGGGCGTTCCAGGAGGGCTGCATCGGCAAGAACGCCGGCACGTCCGCCGTCGAGGGCCCGTCGATCTTCAAGGCCAACACCGGCGACGACTCGGGCAGCAACTACTACCTCTTCGTCGACGAGTACGGCGGCCGTGGCTACATCCCGCTCGGCACCGACGACCTGGAGAACCCCGACTGGCAGGTGGCGAGCAGCTACGACCTGCCCGCGAGCCCGCGCCACGGCACGGTCATCCCGGTCACTCAGGCCGAGCTCGACAGCCTGCGCGAGGGCATCGTCGTCCCCGAGCCGCCGACGCCGGTCGAGGCCGACGAGAACGGCCTGGTCGCGCACTACGCCCTCGACGAGACGAGCGGCTCCGTGGCCGCCGACTCCTCCGGCCACGGGTACGACGGCACGGTCTCCGGTGACACGACGTGGACCGACGGCGCGCTGAGCCTGGGCGGCACCAACGGCCACGTGAAGCTGCCCGACGACATGATGGCCGGCCTCGACGCGATCACCGTGTCGACGGAGGTATGGGTCGACCCGACCCAGGCGACGCCGTACTTCATCTGGGGCCTCGGCAACACCGACAGCGGCGGCGCCGGCAACGGCTACCTCTTCACCACCGGCAACAGCGCCTACCGCACGTCGATCGCCAGCGGGAACTGGAACACCGAGCAGACCGCCACCAGCGGCGCCGCCCTCGGCCGCGGTGCGTGGAGGACGCTGACCTACACGCTGCAGGACGGCACCGCGACGCTCTACCTCGACGGCGTGAAGGTCGGCGAGAAGACCGGTGTCACCATCAAGCCCGGCGACATCGGCGACGGCCGCACGAGCGCCAACTACATCGGTCGCTCGGTCTACACGGCCGACAAGTACCTCAAGGGCCGGGTGCGGGACTTCCGCCTCTACAACCGCGCCCTCACCGGCGCCGAGGTGCGCGACCTCGCCGCCGACCCGACCGCGATCCTGGGCGTCGACCTCGGCACACTCAAGGTCCCGGCCGTCATCGACAGCGCCTCGTCGACGGTGACCCTGCCGGTCGAGCCGGGCACCGACCGGACCGCCCTCGACCCGTCGTACGACGTGAAGGCCGGCTCGACGCTCGACGTCGACGGACCGGCGGACTACTCGTCGCCGCGCACCGTGACGGTGACGGCCCCGGGCGGTGCGACGCGGGCATGGACGGTGCGAGCGGTCGAGATGAGGTCGCCGGTGCTGCCGGGCCTGTACGCCGACCCGAACATCGCGGTCTTCGACGGCACCTACTACATCTACGCGACGACCGACGGCACTCCCGGTTGGGGTGGCAAGGACTTCTACGTCTGGAAGTCCACGAACCTCGTCGACTGGGAGCGCTCGGAGCAGCCGTTCCTCACCCTCGACGGGGCGAACGGCAACGTGCCGTGGGCGTCGGGCAACGCGTGGGCGCCGACGATCATCGAGCGCGGCGGGAAGTACTACTTCTACTTCTCGGGCCACAACCCGACGTACAACCGCAAGACCATCGGGGTCGCGGTCGCCGACAGCCCGGAGGGCCCGTTCACGGCCCAGCCGGAGGCGATGATCCTCAACAACGAGGCGGTCACGTCGGGCCAGGCGATCGACCCGGCGGCCTTCCGCGACCCGGCGACCGGCAAGTACTACCTCTTCTGGGGCAACGGCTCGCCGGTGTACGCCGAGCTGTCCGACGACATGCTGTCGATCAAGGCGGAGACCCTCGGCAGGATCACGGGACTGACCAGCTTCCGTGAGGGCTCGTTCGTCAACTACCGCCAGGGGACCTACCACCTGACCTACTCGATCGACGACACCGGATCGCCGGACTACCGGGTCGGCTACGCGACGGCGACGAGCATCGACGGCCCGTGGACCTACCGCGGCGTGATCCTCCAGAAGGACCCGTCGCAGGGCATCCTCGGCACCGGCCACAGCTCCATCGTCAACGTCCCGGGCACCGACGACTGGTACATCGCCTACCACCGCTTCGGCATGCCGGGCGGCGACGGCACCCACCGGGAGACCACGATCGACCGGCTGACCTTCGGCGAGGACGGGCTGATGCAGGTCGTCACCCCGACCCTCACCAGCGTCGACCCGCTGGCGGAGCCAGAGCCCGAGGCGCCCGTCAACACGGCGCTGCCGACGATCACCGGCACCGCGCAGGTCGGCCGCAAGCTGGTGGCGAAGCCGGGGACGTGGGACCGGACGGGGCTCTCGTTCACCTACCGCTGGCGGCGCGACGGTACGACGATCGCCGGCGCCACCGCGTCGTCGTACGTCGCCCGGGGGGCCGACGTCGGCCACCGGCTGTCGGTCGAGGTCACCGCCACCCCGGCCACCGGCCCGGCCGGCAGCGCCACCTCGGCCGCGACGAAGCCGGTCGCCAAGGCCGGGTCGACGGTGCGGCTGCGGCTGTCCGACAGCACCCCCAAGGCCCGCCAGAAGCTGACCCTGCGGATCACCGTCACCTCCGTCCCCGCCGGGACCACGACCACGGGCCGGGTCACCGTCCTGGTCGACGGTCGCCGCATGTCGGTGCCGACGCTGCGGTCCGGAACGGCGGTCGTGACCCTGCGGCTCCCGAGGGGAACGCACGCGATCCGGGCGTCGTACGGCGGCTCGGCCTCGGTCGCGGCCGCCACGGCGACGATGCGGGTCGGGGTCCACAGGTAG
- a CDS encoding aldo/keto reductase, whose amino-acid sequence MQQRTFGRTGRDVSVVGLGTWQLGADWGDVSEADARAVLEASAEAGVTFYDTADVYGDGRSEQIVGRFLADHADAGFTAVTKMGRRMEQVPANYVMANFRAWLDRSRRNLGVDTIDLVQLHCPPSEVIDDDATYDALDELVADGVIAAYGVSVETCAQALSAIRRPGVQSVQIILNAFRLKPLDEVLPAAAAAEVGIIARVPLASGLLSGRYDETTVFAADDHRNYNRDGSSFDVGETFSGVDYRTGVAAAQEFTALVRATLGPDVTPAQAAIAWCWQQPGVTTVIPGARSTAQAAANAAAGLVDPLPDAFLDGVRAIYDRDFREAIHPRW is encoded by the coding sequence ATGCAACAGCGCACCTTCGGACGCACCGGCCGCGACGTCTCCGTGGTCGGCCTCGGCACCTGGCAGCTCGGCGCCGACTGGGGTGACGTCAGCGAGGCCGACGCCCGGGCCGTGCTCGAGGCCTCCGCCGAGGCCGGCGTCACCTTCTACGACACCGCCGACGTCTACGGCGACGGACGCAGCGAGCAGATCGTCGGCCGCTTCCTCGCCGACCACGCGGACGCCGGCTTCACCGCCGTCACCAAGATGGGCCGCCGGATGGAGCAGGTGCCGGCCAACTACGTCATGGCCAACTTCCGGGCCTGGCTGGACCGCTCGCGCCGCAACCTCGGCGTCGACACGATCGACCTCGTCCAGCTGCACTGCCCGCCGTCGGAGGTAATTGACGACGACGCGACCTACGACGCCCTCGACGAGCTGGTGGCCGACGGCGTGATCGCGGCGTACGGCGTCAGCGTCGAGACCTGCGCGCAGGCCCTCTCGGCGATCCGCCGCCCGGGCGTCCAGTCGGTCCAGATCATCCTCAACGCGTTCCGGCTCAAGCCGCTCGACGAGGTCCTCCCCGCCGCCGCGGCCGCCGAGGTCGGGATCATCGCCCGCGTCCCGCTGGCCTCCGGCCTGCTCTCGGGCCGGTACGACGAGACCACCGTCTTCGCCGCCGACGACCACCGCAACTACAACCGCGACGGCAGCTCCTTCGACGTCGGCGAGACCTTCTCCGGCGTCGACTACCGCACCGGCGTCGCCGCGGCGCAGGAGTTCACGGCGCTCGTCCGCGCCACGCTCGGCCCGGACGTCACGCCGGCCCAGGCCGCGATCGCGTGGTGCTGGCAGCAGCCCGGCGTCACCACCGTGATCCCCGGCGCCCGCAGCACCGCCCAGGCCGCCGCCAATGCCGCTGCCGGCCTCGTCGACCCGCTCCCCGACGCCTTCCTCGACGGTGTCCGGGCCATCTACGACCGCGACTTCCGCGAGGCCATCCACCCCCGCTGGTGA
- a CDS encoding COG4705 family protein: MTTSPAAPARVLPRQMLNKVPEVTVWFWIIKILCTTVGESFADYVNETLGFGLLPTAMLFTVVFVVVLAAQMRLRAYVPAVYWLTVVVVSVTGTLYTDILTDRLGVPLWISSTVFAALLAAVFGAWYLRERTLSIHSIVTTPREAWYWLAVLVTFALGTATGDWTLQLTGWAPGKSVLLPLTLIAVIAAVWRYGANPVLAFWLAYILTRPLGANIGDWLASPSDEQGLGLGTLGTSLVFLGAILAAVVYLSMSRADVIVEGAATAAERSRTPVRERVSLAVLAAAAVATFGLLSWANAQPHSDALAAEEGAAPSCSDGGSPDIAAFPAGDVASFRSISQDTRDLVASGDQTGAASRATDLETAWDDAESRLVAKDCVTWTYVDHEIDAVLTAVRSSSPDQQQESGALDDLLGTLG; the protein is encoded by the coding sequence ATGACGACGTCTCCCGCTGCGCCGGCCCGCGTGCTGCCGCGACAGATGCTCAACAAGGTCCCCGAGGTCACCGTCTGGTTCTGGATCATCAAGATCCTCTGCACGACCGTCGGTGAGAGCTTCGCCGACTACGTCAACGAGACCCTCGGCTTCGGCCTGCTCCCGACGGCGATGCTCTTCACCGTGGTGTTCGTGGTCGTGCTGGCCGCGCAGATGCGGCTGCGGGCCTACGTCCCGGCGGTCTACTGGCTGACGGTGGTGGTGGTCAGCGTGACCGGCACGCTCTACACCGACATCCTGACCGACCGGCTGGGCGTTCCCCTCTGGATCAGCAGCACCGTGTTCGCCGCGCTCCTCGCAGCGGTCTTCGGCGCCTGGTACCTCCGGGAGCGGACCCTCTCGATCCACAGCATCGTGACCACCCCGCGCGAGGCGTGGTACTGGCTCGCCGTCCTGGTGACCTTCGCGCTGGGCACGGCGACGGGCGACTGGACGCTGCAGCTGACCGGATGGGCGCCCGGCAAGTCCGTGCTGCTGCCCCTCACCCTGATCGCCGTCATCGCCGCGGTGTGGAGGTACGGCGCCAACCCGGTCCTCGCGTTCTGGCTCGCCTACATCCTGACCCGTCCGCTCGGTGCCAACATCGGCGACTGGCTCGCCTCGCCGTCGGACGAGCAGGGCCTCGGCCTCGGCACCCTCGGGACCAGCCTGGTCTTCCTCGGAGCGATCCTGGCGGCCGTCGTCTACCTGTCGATGTCCCGCGCCGACGTGATCGTCGAGGGCGCCGCGACCGCCGCGGAACGGTCCCGCACGCCCGTGCGGGAGCGGGTCTCGCTCGCCGTCCTGGCGGCCGCGGCGGTCGCGACATTCGGCCTGTTGTCGTGGGCGAACGCGCAGCCGCACAGCGACGCCCTGGCCGCGGAGGAGGGCGCCGCACCCTCGTGCTCCGACGGCGGGAGCCCGGACATCGCGGCGTTCCCGGCCGGTGACGTCGCGAGCTTCCGCTCGATCTCGCAGGACACCCGTGACCTCGTGGCGTCCGGTGACCAGACCGGTGCCGCATCCCGCGCGACCGACCTCGAGACGGCCTGGGACGACGCGGAGTCCCGCCTGGTGGCGAAGGACTGCGTCACCTGGACCTATGTCGACCACGAGATCGACGCGGTCCTCACCGCCGTCCGCAGCTCCTCGCCCGACCAGCAGCAGGAGTCCGGGGCTCTCGACGACCTGCTCGGGACCCTGGGCTGA
- a CDS encoding ROK family protein — protein sequence MVDVRVPPVVRESATAGDLLALLRSGRASTRADLRTLTGLSRTAVVARVNALTDAGLLQLGAELASTGGRPPGSLVFNTEAGVVLAAAIGRSRSQVAVFDLGGTELASSAVEHEIGAGPDDVMPGVAEHLRALLARDLPPVLGIGVSLPGVVDADRGVSVDTPVMAGWDGVPLAPYLEKVADAPLLLANDADTMARSEFLGHATTIDDLLVVKASTGIGLGVLAGGRIISGARGGAGDLGHTKVPEAAGRPCRCGDVGCLETLAAGWALVARLREEGRTVDHIRDLVAQALSGDPEAKQLLRESGRQVGELLAVAINLLNPRAVVLGGDMAGAYDVYAAGVREAVYARASALATRELQFLPATYGDRAGLVGCAALALDAVLSPAAIDTRLARARG from the coding sequence ATGGTTGACGTACGGGTGCCGCCGGTGGTGCGGGAGTCCGCCACCGCCGGCGACCTGCTCGCCCTGCTCCGCAGCGGCCGGGCCTCGACCCGCGCCGACCTGCGCACCCTCACCGGCCTGTCCCGCACCGCCGTCGTCGCGCGAGTCAACGCGCTCACCGACGCCGGCCTGCTGCAGCTCGGCGCCGAGCTCGCCTCCACCGGGGGGCGCCCGCCGGGCAGCCTGGTCTTCAACACCGAGGCCGGCGTGGTGCTGGCCGCCGCGATCGGTCGCTCGCGCTCCCAGGTCGCCGTCTTCGACCTCGGCGGCACCGAGCTCGCCTCCTCCGCCGTCGAGCACGAGATCGGCGCCGGGCCCGACGACGTGATGCCCGGCGTCGCCGAGCACCTCCGGGCGCTGCTGGCCCGCGACCTCCCACCGGTCCTGGGCATCGGCGTCTCGCTGCCCGGCGTCGTCGACGCCGACCGCGGCGTCAGCGTCGACACCCCGGTGATGGCCGGCTGGGACGGGGTGCCGCTGGCGCCGTACCTGGAGAAGGTGGCGGACGCCCCGCTCCTCCTCGCCAACGACGCCGACACCATGGCGCGCTCGGAGTTCCTCGGCCACGCGACGACCATCGACGACCTGCTCGTCGTCAAGGCGTCCACCGGCATCGGCCTCGGCGTGCTCGCCGGGGGCCGGATCATCAGCGGCGCGCGCGGTGGTGCCGGCGACCTCGGACACACCAAGGTCCCCGAGGCGGCGGGCCGGCCCTGCCGCTGCGGCGACGTCGGCTGCCTCGAGACGCTCGCCGCCGGCTGGGCCCTCGTCGCCCGGCTCCGCGAGGAAGGCCGCACCGTCGACCACATCCGCGACCTCGTCGCCCAGGCCCTCTCCGGCGACCCCGAGGCCAAGCAGCTGCTGCGCGAGAGCGGCCGCCAGGTCGGCGAGCTGCTCGCCGTGGCGATCAACCTGCTCAACCCGCGCGCCGTCGTCCTCGGCGGGGACATGGCCGGCGCCTACGACGTGTACGCCGCCGGTGTCCGCGAGGCCGTCTACGCCCGCGCCTCCGCGCTGGCGACGCGGGAGCTGCAGTTCCTCCCCGCGACCTACGGCGACCGGGCCGGCCTCGTCGGCTGCGCCGCCCTCGCGCTGGACGCCGTGCTCAGCCCGGCCGCGATCGACACCCGGCTCGCCCGGGCCCGCGGCTGA
- a CDS encoding sensor histidine kinase, with product MTSGPSPRGGSFRAQLVVLTAAVTALVAVVLTIVVQLVLASATTHSLDTVLEDRAEAVIGSASAGPGGAVVVPEERLDAGVAVYDAEGRLAAGTPPASERSTYADLATTDRVRTVEQPRGADESRVRAEPFTTPDGAAGVVVVTERLAPYERGERLALLVCAGAGGLMVVLAAVLAFWVSRRALAPVVAMTRAADDWSEHDLALRFAPGAGRDELAGLGRTLDRLLERVAQAIRSEQRLTSELAHELRTPLTAVQVNADLLLLDPALPEAGREKAEEIAGATRRMGAAIESLLELARAGSASAPSGSCLLLDAIGEALGSTAGTRVEVRVDPELRVLLPVGLAARALGPVLDNARAVAGRVVVSAAPYRPGFVAVHVDDDGPGIGEGERELVFEPGRTTGGGAGLGLPLSRRIARSAGGEVTVTDGPMNTRVVIVLPTA from the coding sequence GTGACCTCGGGACCCTCCCCCCGCGGGGGCTCCTTCCGCGCGCAGCTGGTCGTGCTGACCGCGGCAGTGACCGCCCTGGTCGCGGTGGTGCTGACGATCGTCGTCCAGCTCGTGCTGGCGAGTGCGACCACCCACAGCCTCGACACGGTGCTCGAGGACCGTGCCGAGGCGGTGATCGGCTCGGCGTCCGCGGGGCCCGGCGGTGCGGTCGTCGTCCCCGAGGAGCGGCTGGACGCGGGGGTGGCGGTCTACGACGCCGAGGGTCGCCTGGCAGCCGGGACCCCTCCCGCCTCGGAGCGCAGCACCTACGCCGACCTCGCCACCACGGACCGGGTCCGGACCGTCGAGCAGCCGCGGGGCGCGGACGAGTCCCGGGTCCGGGCGGAGCCGTTCACCACGCCGGACGGTGCTGCCGGCGTCGTCGTGGTCACCGAGCGGCTGGCGCCGTACGAGCGCGGCGAGCGCCTGGCCCTGCTGGTCTGCGCGGGGGCGGGCGGGCTGATGGTCGTCCTGGCCGCCGTGCTGGCGTTCTGGGTCAGCCGGCGGGCCCTGGCGCCGGTGGTCGCGATGACCCGCGCCGCCGACGACTGGAGCGAGCACGACCTCGCCCTGCGCTTCGCCCCGGGTGCCGGGCGCGACGAGCTGGCCGGTCTGGGGCGCACGCTGGACCGCCTGCTCGAGCGGGTCGCGCAGGCGATCCGTTCGGAGCAGCGGTTGACGTCGGAGCTCGCCCACGAGCTGCGCACGCCGTTGACCGCCGTGCAGGTCAACGCCGACCTGCTGCTGCTCGACCCCGCTCTGCCGGAGGCGGGACGCGAGAAGGCGGAGGAGATCGCCGGTGCCACGCGCCGAATGGGTGCCGCCATCGAGAGCCTGCTCGAGCTCGCCCGCGCGGGCTCGGCCTCGGCGCCGTCCGGCTCCTGCCTCCTCCTCGACGCGATCGGCGAGGCGCTCGGCTCCACGGCCGGGACCAGGGTCGAGGTCCGGGTCGACCCCGAGCTGCGGGTCCTCCTCCCGGTGGGCCTTGCCGCGCGTGCCCTTGGGCCCGTGCTCGACAACGCGCGGGCCGTCGCCGGCCGCGTCGTGGTGTCGGCGGCGCCGTACCGGCCCGGGTTCGTGGCGGTCCACGTCGACGACGACGGCCCGGGGATCGGTGAGGGCGAGCGGGAGCTGGTCTTCGAGCCCGGTCGTACGACGGGCGGTGGCGCCGGTCTCGGACTTCCGCTGTCGCGACGCATCGCCCGCAGCGCGGGTGGGGAGGTGACCGTCACCGACGGTCCGATGAACACCCGCGTGGTGATCGTGCTCCCGACCGCGTAG